The following are encoded together in the Paludisphaera mucosa genome:
- a CDS encoding ubiquitin-conjugating enzyme E2 encodes MHDSPRLRRLRNDLTALERLRAESTVFDFRAQGDPPHLYRITFRGKGLRRDGGKVKFAAAHEVEIKLGSSYPRSIPEIRWLSPIHHPNISEIGMVCLGGYGTHWVPSVQLDELCTMLWDMARYHNFDVRSPYNRDAALWAGNQTAIPFPTDPRPIRDVREAKGRIDSAPAPTVAPGPGSGGPARGLLGAAASAGDAAVGRVRRFLEGRNRPDEERPASAEAEGVVILETTVDEAVVGVEPEAPRAQDDILFIE; translated from the coding sequence ATGCACGACTCGCCGCGATTGCGACGGCTCCGCAACGACCTGACGGCCCTCGAACGCCTGCGGGCCGAGAGCACCGTCTTCGACTTCCGGGCCCAGGGCGACCCCCCGCACCTCTACCGGATCACCTTCCGCGGGAAGGGCCTGCGCCGCGACGGCGGCAAGGTGAAATTCGCCGCCGCGCACGAGGTCGAGATCAAGCTGGGGTCGTCGTACCCGCGCTCGATCCCCGAGATCCGCTGGCTCTCGCCCATCCACCACCCCAACATCTCCGAGATCGGGATGGTCTGCCTGGGGGGCTACGGCACGCACTGGGTCCCCAGCGTTCAGCTCGACGAGCTTTGCACGATGCTGTGGGACATGGCCCGCTACCACAACTTCGACGTCCGCAGCCCGTACAACCGCGACGCCGCGCTCTGGGCCGGCAACCAGACCGCGATCCCCTTCCCCACCGACCCCCGGCCGATCCGCGACGTCCGCGAGGCGAAGGGCCGGATCGACTCGGCCCCCGCCCCGACCGTCGCCCCCGGGCCCGGCTCGGGCGGGCCCGCTCGTGGCCTGCTGGGCGCGGCGGCGAGCGCGGGCGACGCGGCCGTCGGCCGGGTCCGGCGGTTCCTGGAAGGGCGGAACCGGCCCGACGAGGAGCGGCCGGCTTCGGCCGAGGCGGAGGGCGTAGTGATCCTGGAGACGACGGTGGACGAGGCCGTCGTCGGGGTCGAGCCGGAAGCCCCCCGGGCCCAGGACGACATCCTCTTCATCGAGTGA
- a CDS encoding ThiF family adenylyltransferase: protein MTTQPPLDDAPLRIDDDDRYGRLRLIPWWRQERLAAARILVVGAGALGNEVLKNLALVGVGTTYVIDLDEVEPSNLSRSVLFRSEDGGQSKARVAARRAGELNPEIALVPIHGDVITDVGLGLFAHVDLVIGCLDNREARLWVNRQCWKVGVPWIDAGIQEIQGVVKVFTPPVSACYECTMTERDYQLLNLRYSCPLLKRDDILAGKVPTAPTIASMMAALQVQEALKLLHGMAVEGGSAMVFNGVGNQFYTTKLPFREDCLSHETYPKPIELPLGRSATIRSLFDAAAAEGLRRPLALGLDRELVEAVECPRCGGRREVMRPRTAVAQSEAECPTCREPGRPILLSAIAEDSPLAARTLAEVGIPPYDVVRVDGGGSSRFFLLAGDRDGLASGWEGGR, encoded by the coding sequence ATGACGACGCAGCCGCCCCTCGACGACGCCCCGCTGCGCATCGACGACGACGACCGATACGGCCGGCTCCGGCTGATCCCCTGGTGGCGGCAGGAGCGGCTCGCGGCGGCCAGGATCCTCGTCGTCGGCGCGGGGGCGCTGGGCAACGAGGTCCTCAAAAACCTGGCGCTCGTCGGCGTGGGGACGACCTACGTGATCGACCTCGACGAGGTCGAGCCGTCGAACCTGTCGCGCTCGGTCCTCTTCCGGTCCGAGGACGGCGGCCAGTCGAAGGCCCGCGTCGCCGCCCGCCGGGCCGGCGAGCTGAATCCCGAGATCGCCCTCGTGCCGATCCACGGCGACGTCATCACCGACGTCGGCCTGGGGCTCTTCGCGCACGTCGACCTGGTGATCGGCTGCCTCGACAACCGCGAGGCGCGGCTCTGGGTCAACCGCCAGTGCTGGAAGGTGGGCGTCCCCTGGATCGACGCCGGCATCCAGGAGATCCAGGGGGTCGTGAAGGTCTTCACCCCGCCGGTCTCGGCCTGCTACGAATGCACGATGACCGAGCGCGACTACCAGCTCCTGAACCTGCGCTACAGCTGCCCGCTGCTGAAGCGCGACGACATCCTGGCCGGCAAGGTGCCGACCGCCCCCACGATCGCGTCGATGATGGCGGCGCTCCAGGTGCAGGAGGCGCTCAAGCTGCTGCACGGGATGGCCGTCGAGGGGGGGTCGGCGATGGTCTTCAACGGCGTGGGGAACCAGTTCTACACGACCAAGCTCCCCTTCCGCGAGGACTGCCTGAGCCACGAGACCTACCCGAAGCCGATCGAGCTGCCGCTGGGCCGGTCGGCGACGATCCGCTCGCTGTTCGACGCGGCGGCCGCCGAGGGCCTGCGGCGGCCGCTGGCCCTCGGGCTCGACCGCGAGCTGGTGGAGGCCGTCGAGTGCCCCCGCTGCGGCGGCCGTCGCGAGGTGATGCGGCCGCGGACCGCCGTCGCCCAGTCCGAGGCCGAATGCCCGACCTGCCGCGAGCCCGGCCGGCCGATCCTCCTGAGCGCGATCGCCGAGGACTCGCCGCTGGCCGCGCGGACGCTGGCCGAGGTCGGCATCCCGCCCTACGACGTGGTCCGGGTCGACGGCGGCGGCTCCTCCCGGTTCTTCCTCCTGGCCGGCGACCGCGACGGCCTCGCCTCGGGCTGGGAGGGCGGCCGGTGA
- a CDS encoding Mov34/MPN/PAD-1 family protein produces the protein MSGDDMVFGEVRFREPARLKRPDRDARYACVACQTPGPDDLPVFLDPAPADAIERHALSDTSVELGGVLLGKECVDPASGRPFVWITRSLEAKHYANTQASFTYTHDSWEEITRERDRLHPDLDVVGWYHTHPNFGIFLSHHDLFIHQNFFSQPLQTAYVVDPIQGTRGFFQWADGRMVQVGGFHLCAERSERVALSRLADQMENLPGSSQGGSGLSPRLEAELIKMLSRPAPPVGGPGDRLALAVLLGFLGSLLFLLVATAGFWLSRVDGRLGEQGDALAALKLEVDESASGRKAAVDLLLEKVGGETPELFVERYEKLARARDDARKQLVAQQSVNEALGLRVKDLTSAAGSLGAELDAARKTLAEYEADAKAAPKLRERIAVLESEAAENLREIKDQRAILATKEGENAAATYNSLKVYTLTTYAAGLAALLMGLTAVFFYYRSLAPPPETSHAASRRAP, from the coding sequence GTGAGCGGCGACGACATGGTCTTCGGCGAGGTCCGGTTCCGCGAGCCGGCGCGGCTGAAACGCCCCGACCGCGACGCCCGGTACGCCTGCGTCGCCTGCCAGACGCCGGGCCCCGACGACCTGCCCGTCTTTCTGGACCCGGCCCCGGCCGACGCGATCGAGCGGCACGCGCTGTCGGACACGTCGGTCGAGCTGGGGGGCGTCCTGCTGGGCAAGGAGTGCGTCGACCCGGCGTCGGGCCGCCCGTTCGTCTGGATCACCCGGTCGCTCGAGGCCAAGCACTACGCCAACACCCAGGCGAGCTTCACCTACACCCACGACTCCTGGGAGGAGATCACCCGCGAGCGGGACCGCCTCCACCCCGACCTGGACGTCGTCGGCTGGTACCACACCCACCCGAACTTCGGGATCTTCCTGTCCCATCACGACCTGTTCATCCACCAGAACTTCTTCTCCCAGCCCCTGCAGACGGCCTACGTCGTCGACCCGATCCAGGGGACGCGCGGGTTCTTCCAGTGGGCGGACGGCCGGATGGTGCAGGTCGGCGGCTTCCACCTCTGCGCCGAGCGCTCGGAGCGGGTGGCGCTGTCGCGGCTGGCCGACCAGATGGAGAACCTCCCCGGTTCGTCCCAGGGCGGCTCGGGCCTTTCTCCTCGCCTCGAGGCGGAGCTGATCAAGATGCTGAGTCGACCCGCCCCCCCCGTCGGCGGCCCCGGCGACCGCCTCGCGCTCGCCGTCCTGCTCGGTTTCCTGGGCTCGCTGCTGTTTTTGCTGGTCGCCACCGCCGGCTTCTGGTTGAGCCGGGTCGACGGCCGGCTCGGCGAGCAGGGCGACGCGCTGGCCGCCCTGAAGCTCGAGGTCGACGAGTCGGCGTCGGGCCGGAAGGCGGCCGTGGACCTGCTCCTGGAGAAGGTCGGCGGAGAGACTCCCGAGCTGTTCGTCGAACGCTACGAGAAGCTCGCCCGGGCCCGCGACGACGCCCGCAAGCAGCTCGTCGCCCAGCAGTCGGTCAACGAGGCGCTCGGCCTCCGCGTGAAGGACCTGACCTCGGCCGCCGGCTCGCTCGGCGCCGAGCTCGACGCCGCCCGGAAGACCCTCGCGGAATACGAGGCCGACGCCAAGGCGGCCCCCAAGCTCCGCGAGCGGATCGCCGTGCTCGAGAGCGAGGCCGCCGAGAACCTCCGCGAGATCAAGGATCAGCGCGCGATCCTGGCTACGAAGGAGGGCGAGAACGCGGCCGCCACCTACAACTCGCTGAAGGTCTACACGCTGACGACCTACGCGGCCGGGCTGGCCGCCCTGCTGATGGGCCTCACGGCGGTCTTCTTCTACTACCGCTCGCTCGCCCCGCCGCCCGAGACCTCTCACGCCGCCTCGCGACGCGCCCCCTGA
- a CDS encoding glycosyltransferase family 4 protein, with protein MRAVPTSPPGRGANGDANQVVSAFISPFWPAGAAGGNGIVTYVANLAPGLQRMGCRPLILAQWTAESPPDELAVWNLSEWAATGTRASRLWDRVLLRIAPDAARTRSRCRLIARAAAAAVARHGVQILEMEESFGWAADVRARLAIPVLVRLHGPWFLNGSANGARDDDAYRHRVDRELRGIREADAISAPSRSVLELTREYYKLPLEGAAVIPCPCPQVPADRRWKLDEADPRTILFVGRFDRHKGGDVIIDAFARLFETHPDARLRFVGLDRGVVDDEGRSWKLAEYVAARAPRAAAAGRIEMMGSQPATLIDDLRRRALVTAVPSRYETFGYTTAEAAALGAPIVASRVGGISEMVQDGETALLVPPGDPDALARALGRLLDDPSLAARLGEAAGTHADGELGPDHIARTTADFHRSIVERRRSAAPRRR; from the coding sequence ATGCGAGCTGTCCCGACGTCGCCGCCGGGTCGGGGCGCGAACGGCGACGCGAACCAGGTCGTCTCAGCCTTCATCTCCCCCTTCTGGCCGGCCGGCGCCGCCGGCGGCAACGGGATCGTCACCTACGTGGCCAATCTCGCGCCCGGTTTGCAGAGGATGGGCTGCCGGCCGCTGATCCTCGCGCAATGGACGGCCGAATCCCCCCCGGACGAGCTCGCGGTCTGGAACCTGTCGGAATGGGCGGCGACGGGCACGCGGGCCTCGCGGCTCTGGGATCGCGTGCTGCTCCGGATCGCGCCCGACGCGGCGAGGACCCGCAGCAGGTGCCGCCTGATCGCCCGCGCGGCGGCAGCCGCCGTCGCGCGACACGGCGTCCAGATCCTCGAGATGGAGGAATCGTTCGGGTGGGCGGCCGACGTGCGGGCCCGGCTCGCGATCCCGGTGCTCGTCCGCCTGCACGGGCCCTGGTTCCTCAACGGCTCCGCCAACGGCGCCCGCGACGACGACGCGTACCGACATCGGGTCGACCGCGAGTTGCGCGGCATCCGCGAGGCCGACGCGATCTCCGCGCCGTCCCGGAGCGTCCTCGAGCTGACCCGCGAGTACTACAAGCTCCCCCTCGAGGGCGCGGCCGTCATCCCCTGCCCGTGCCCCCAGGTCCCCGCCGATCGCCGCTGGAAGCTCGACGAGGCCGACCCCCGCACGATCCTCTTCGTGGGCCGGTTCGACCGCCACAAGGGGGGCGACGTCATCATCGACGCCTTCGCCCGGCTGTTCGAGACCCACCCCGACGCCCGGCTGCGGTTCGTCGGCCTGGATCGCGGGGTCGTCGACGACGAGGGCCGATCGTGGAAGCTCGCCGAGTACGTCGCCGCCAGGGCCCCCCGGGCGGCGGCGGCCGGGCGGATCGAGATGATGGGGAGCCAGCCCGCGACCCTGATCGACGACCTGAGGAGGCGCGCGCTCGTCACCGCGGTCCCGTCCCGCTACGAGACCTTCGGGTACACGACCGCCGAGGCGGCCGCCCTGGGCGCCCCGATCGTCGCCTCGCGGGTCGGCGGCATCTCCGAGATGGTCCAGGACGGCGAGACGGCCCTCCTCGTCCCCCCCGGAGACCCCGACGCCCTGGCCCGGGCGCTGGGCCGCCTGCTCGACGACCCGTCCCTCGCCGCCCGCCTCGGCGAAGCCGCCGGCACCCACGCCGACGGCGAGCTCGGGCCCGACCACATCGCCCGGACGACGGCCGACTTCCACCGCTCGATCGTGGAGCGCCGTCGCAGCGCGGCCCCTCGCCGTCGATGA
- a CDS encoding carboxypeptidase-like regulatory domain-containing protein: MRSRVFWSPLLAAALWAMGAGREASAYDVWVETVDWVPTSSVVSVPSYVAASYVVPTTYAAPSFYATAYATETLALAPTSYVVPSSYVVPTYYETRFRRSLFGRRLIPTGRTYYATSYTPSYFPTTLIYPTSYVVPTTAVVSPTVYDREVVATAYLPSSGSCCGEAVLAPTSVRMVAPESSTRAAAPPVRRAPAAAATAEDELDEAPSLPSTVDPAPPAPRPRAVQPAPVQSTPKSTAADGATSPPAPQAPAREQSTVRPGEVAPAPAGPAPKADDAPAPSSPAGADGLIPAPEGNLGFSNRREALRPVYDPARAIDPARRNVLFGRVRERSSSEPEEGVRVLLTNRAGTFDDRTAMTDAFGRFAVRVPDGDWTVQVAMPSGRVYAVSEITVSNGLISDDQGRDVPSLTITR; this comes from the coding sequence ATGCGCTCCCGTGTCTTCTGGTCGCCCCTGCTGGCGGCGGCTCTCTGGGCGATGGGCGCCGGCCGCGAGGCCTCGGCGTACGACGTCTGGGTCGAGACGGTCGATTGGGTGCCCACGTCGAGCGTCGTGAGCGTCCCGTCCTACGTCGCCGCCTCGTACGTCGTGCCGACCACCTACGCCGCGCCGAGCTTCTATGCGACGGCCTACGCGACCGAGACCCTGGCCCTGGCGCCGACGAGCTACGTCGTCCCCAGCAGCTACGTCGTGCCGACCTACTACGAGACCCGCTTCCGTCGCAGCCTTTTCGGCCGCCGCCTGATCCCGACCGGCCGCACGTATTACGCGACGAGCTACACCCCCAGCTACTTCCCGACCACCCTGATCTATCCGACGTCCTACGTCGTGCCGACGACGGCCGTGGTCTCGCCGACCGTCTACGACCGCGAGGTCGTCGCGACCGCGTACCTGCCGTCGTCGGGCTCCTGCTGCGGCGAGGCCGTGCTCGCGCCGACGTCGGTCCGCATGGTCGCCCCCGAGTCGTCGACCCGCGCCGCGGCCCCGCCGGTCCGCCGCGCCCCGGCCGCGGCCGCGACGGCCGAGGACGAGCTGGACGAGGCCCCGTCGCTCCCCTCGACGGTCGACCCGGCGCCGCCGGCCCCCCGGCCGCGTGCGGTGCAGCCCGCGCCGGTCCAGTCGACCCCGAAGTCGACGGCCGCCGACGGCGCGACCAGCCCGCCCGCCCCCCAGGCCCCCGCTCGCGAGCAGAGCACCGTCCGGCCGGGCGAGGTCGCCCCGGCGCCCGCCGGCCCCGCCCCCAAGGCGGACGACGCGCCGGCCCCGTCGAGCCCCGCCGGCGCCGACGGCCTGATCCCCGCCCCCGAGGGCAACCTGGGCTTCAGCAACCGCCGCGAGGCCCTCCGCCCGGTCTACGACCCGGCCCGCGCGATCGACCCCGCCCGCCGCAACGTCCTCTTCGGCCGGGTCCGCGAGCGCTCCAGCAGCGAGCCCGAGGAAGGCGTCCGCGTCCTGCTGACCAACCGGGCCGGCACGTTCGACGACCGCACCGCCATGACCGACGCCTTCGGCCGCTTCGCCGTCCGCGTCCCCGACGGCGACTGGACCGTGCAGGTCGCCATGCCCAGCGGCCGCGTCTACGCCGTCAGCGAGATCACCGTCAGCAACGGCCTGATCTCCGACGACCAGGGCCGGGACGTCCCCAGCCTGACCATCACGCGCTGA
- a CDS encoding glycosyltransferase family 4 protein → MVVSYFHPFASGAERQALAQGLELVRRGHSVRVITRAVPGYPIPDEDHRGVQIHRWIRTWDRGPLFAVSFVSGLVRALRRLRGELDVIHTHQALWEAVAAGAARPGLSGLPTLVQPASSGYYGEAQELLRTRGAPLLRRAILRNTHFAAISDDIAREWLALGVPPGRLTRTASGVDTDVFHPGPSLVEADLLPRPRAVFTGRLHPQKNLPLLLNAWVEVARRSPANLILVGPGSDREALTALAASLGLADRVQFVGAVPSPAEHLRAADLFVLPSVAEGMSNSLLEAMATALPCVVSGVGGNTDLIAPGATGVLVPEATPEAWSGALLTLLENPDEARRLGRNALARVEAEFSLRAVVDRYVGLYRELIARAG, encoded by the coding sequence CTGGTCGTCAGCTACTTCCACCCGTTCGCCAGCGGCGCCGAGCGCCAGGCGCTGGCGCAGGGGCTTGAACTCGTGCGCCGGGGGCATTCGGTCCGCGTCATCACGCGGGCCGTCCCCGGCTACCCGATCCCCGACGAGGACCATCGCGGCGTCCAGATCCACCGCTGGATCCGCACGTGGGACCGCGGCCCGCTCTTCGCCGTCTCGTTCGTCTCGGGCCTCGTCCGCGCCCTGCGTCGGCTCCGCGGCGAGCTGGACGTGATCCACACCCACCAGGCGCTCTGGGAGGCCGTCGCCGCCGGCGCGGCCCGGCCCGGCCTTAGCGGGCTCCCGACGCTCGTGCAGCCGGCCAGCTCGGGCTACTACGGCGAGGCCCAGGAGCTATTGCGCACCCGAGGCGCCCCCCTGCTCCGTCGCGCGATCCTCCGCAACACGCACTTCGCGGCGATCTCCGACGACATCGCCCGGGAATGGCTCGCGCTCGGCGTCCCGCCCGGGCGGCTGACCCGGACCGCCAGCGGCGTCGACACCGACGTCTTCCATCCCGGCCCGAGCCTCGTCGAGGCCGACCTGCTCCCCCGGCCGCGGGCCGTCTTCACCGGCCGTCTGCATCCGCAGAAGAACCTGCCGCTCCTCCTGAACGCCTGGGTGGAGGTCGCCCGCAGGTCGCCCGCGAACCTGATCCTCGTCGGCCCCGGCAGCGATCGCGAGGCTCTCACGGCGCTGGCCGCATCCCTCGGCCTCGCGGATCGCGTCCAGTTCGTCGGCGCCGTCCCGAGCCCGGCCGAGCACCTCCGCGCCGCCGACCTGTTCGTCCTCCCCAGCGTGGCCGAGGGGATGAGCAACTCGCTCCTCGAAGCGATGGCCACCGCCCTCCCCTGCGTCGTCTCGGGCGTCGGCGGCAACACCGACCTCATCGCCCCCGGCGCGACGGGCGTCCTCGTCCCCGAGGCGACCCCCGAAGCCTGGTCCGGCGCCCTGCTGACCCTGCTCGAAAATCCCGACGAGGCCCGCCGCCTGGGCCGGAACGCCCTCGCCCGCGTCGAGGCCGAGTTCTCGCTGCGGGCGGTGGTGGATCGGTACGTCGGACTGTATCGCGAGCTGATCGCCCGGGCGGGCTGA
- a CDS encoding RNA polymerase sigma factor: MTGDAGSIARLLGWGTAAGEDDGRLLERFLAEGDESAFAALVERHGPMVLGVCRRILRDDRDVEDAFQATFLVLVRRAGTIRRRERVGPWIHGVAHRVAARARAVSARRFIREGAGLDAEPPTDAPPFREAERSELRSILDEELGRLPDRLRGPLILCHLEGLTHDEAAARLRQPVGTIRSRLSRGRNRLRDRLARRGVAADDAALGSIVLASPVSPALLESTVHSALAFGTSPVAALALASAGAAALAQGALDAMILTKAKLAAVTLGTILTLGGATGYALQQGAVGKGESSDPKAKESAPPKPDQIRLRRDSIATAQVSIQRLVEERDRLNAEIEEQAQAIALHRSLLDHATGARKPATVPKAEASPPPDIPLNDKDRLRSAGPGLDERRLDVQRLEPEAKSVQLRLELARSEYQAALDVQSGTLETGLNLEESSNGAGGSIKPRKQEATNPGPVPPVVDAPKTAQAVAAGSFVPPAGNSQAKSKSPTKLPPFLVMPDFVIVPSSNGHVLTGYSTKIGVAKTLRIVPEGEADVKVVPIAGHSLAALHITGPAVKRIAAFSSSDGEWHSQDLLEPTEKATPVIGPGAAAYKIGRRVYAFSATANRWDVLEWPEGDDEPSPPDEDSVAGVGGFGSAPQKFPAMSPESITCKTKHQLHIFSVKTGRWTSIKLDEPENLEPIPAP; encoded by the coding sequence ATGACGGGAGACGCCGGGTCGATCGCCCGCCTGCTGGGCTGGGGGACCGCCGCGGGGGAGGACGACGGCCGCCTGCTTGAGAGGTTCCTCGCGGAGGGCGACGAATCGGCCTTCGCGGCGCTCGTCGAGCGGCACGGGCCGATGGTGCTGGGCGTCTGCCGGCGGATCCTCCGCGACGACCGCGACGTGGAAGACGCCTTCCAGGCGACCTTCCTCGTCCTGGTCCGCCGCGCGGGGACGATCCGCCGTCGCGAACGGGTCGGGCCCTGGATCCACGGCGTCGCCCATCGGGTGGCCGCCCGGGCGCGGGCGGTCTCGGCCCGGCGGTTCATCCGCGAGGGGGCCGGCCTCGACGCCGAGCCGCCGACCGACGCGCCACCGTTCCGCGAGGCCGAGCGATCCGAACTCCGGTCGATCCTCGACGAGGAGCTGGGCCGGCTCCCCGACCGGCTTCGCGGCCCGCTGATCCTCTGCCACCTGGAAGGCCTGACGCACGACGAGGCCGCCGCCCGTCTGCGGCAGCCCGTCGGCACGATCCGCAGCCGGCTCTCGCGGGGCCGCAACCGCCTCCGCGACCGCCTCGCCCGCCGGGGCGTCGCGGCCGACGACGCGGCCCTGGGCTCGATCGTCCTCGCCTCTCCCGTCTCGCCGGCGCTCCTGGAGAGCACCGTCCACTCGGCCCTCGCGTTCGGAACGTCCCCCGTCGCCGCCCTCGCCCTCGCCTCCGCGGGGGCCGCGGCCCTAGCCCAAGGAGCCCTCGACGCCATGATCCTCACGAAAGCAAAGCTCGCCGCCGTCACCCTGGGGACGATTCTCACCCTGGGAGGTGCCACCGGATACGCGCTCCAGCAAGGCGCCGTCGGGAAGGGGGAGTCCTCGGATCCGAAAGCGAAGGAGTCCGCACCCCCGAAACCCGACCAGATCCGCTTGAGGAGGGATTCGATTGCGACGGCTCAGGTGTCGATCCAGCGGCTGGTTGAGGAGCGGGATCGATTGAACGCCGAGATCGAGGAGCAGGCCCAGGCGATCGCACTCCACCGAAGTCTTCTCGACCACGCGACCGGCGCGAGGAAGCCGGCCACCGTCCCGAAAGCCGAGGCGTCGCCGCCGCCGGACATCCCGCTCAACGACAAGGATCGCCTACGCTCGGCCGGGCCGGGGCTCGACGAGCGAAGGCTGGATGTCCAGCGGCTGGAGCCCGAGGCGAAGAGCGTGCAGCTTCGGCTCGAGCTGGCCAGGTCGGAGTATCAGGCCGCTCTCGACGTCCAATCTGGAACGCTGGAAACGGGGCTGAACCTCGAGGAGTCGTCGAACGGAGCCGGGGGATCGATCAAACCGCGTAAGCAAGAGGCGACGAACCCGGGCCCGGTCCCACCGGTCGTCGACGCCCCGAAGACAGCCCAGGCCGTTGCGGCCGGATCGTTCGTTCCGCCCGCGGGGAACTCGCAAGCTAAGTCGAAATCCCCCACGAAGCTGCCGCCTTTCCTCGTGATGCCCGATTTCGTGATCGTCCCTTCCTCGAACGGTCATGTCCTGACCGGTTACAGCACCAAAATCGGAGTTGCGAAGACCCTGAGGATCGTGCCGGAGGGCGAGGCGGACGTGAAGGTCGTCCCCATCGCGGGTCACAGTCTGGCTGCCTTGCATATCACCGGACCGGCGGTCAAGCGGATTGCGGCGTTCAGCTCGTCGGACGGCGAGTGGCACAGCCAGGATTTGCTGGAGCCCACCGAGAAGGCGACCCCGGTGATCGGCCCGGGCGCGGCCGCTTACAAGATCGGCCGGCGCGTCTACGCCTTCAGCGCGACGGCCAACCGCTGGGACGTCCTCGAATGGCCCGAGGGCGACGACGAACCATCTCCGCCCGACGAGGACTCCGTCGCGGGCGTGGGAGGGTTCGGCTCAGCGCCTCAAAAGTTCCCTGCGATGAGTCCCGAGTCGATCACCTGTAAGACCAAACACCAACTCCACATCTTCAGCGTCAAGACCGGGCGATGGACTTCGATCAAGCTCGATGAACCGGAAAACCTGGAACCGATCCCGGCCCCTTGA
- a CDS encoding esterase/lipase family protein, which translates to MIGRLKAPIILAHGLFGFSRIGLGPLTLTSYFRGIPQVFREAGNRVLTTRVHPIASIDFRAQRLGYRIDTYFPDEPVHVIGHSMGGLDARRLLAEPGWRDRILSLTTIGTPHLGSIIADFAKLRVGRIYRLLNAMGIDYRGFLDVTRQASRRFGRKYGLIDDLPCFSIAGEPAEADVAWPLRRLYEALREMEGANDGLVPAESARAFGKPLPSWPLDHLRQMNWLNHAKDETEALYVPAYYGRIIDELIALGFGADAPEPVRSAARTTP; encoded by the coding sequence ATGATCGGGCGGCTCAAAGCTCCCATCATCCTGGCCCACGGGCTCTTCGGGTTCTCGCGGATCGGCCTCGGTCCGCTGACCCTGACCTCGTACTTCCGGGGCATCCCGCAGGTGTTCCGCGAGGCCGGGAACCGGGTCTTGACGACCCGGGTGCACCCGATCGCGTCGATCGACTTCCGGGCCCAGCGGCTGGGATATCGCATCGACACCTATTTCCCCGACGAGCCGGTCCACGTCATCGGCCACAGCATGGGCGGGCTCGACGCCCGCCGGCTCCTCGCCGAACCCGGCTGGCGCGACCGCATCCTGAGCCTGACGACGATCGGCACGCCCCACCTGGGCTCGATCATCGCCGACTTCGCCAAGCTCAGGGTGGGCCGGATCTACCGGCTTCTGAACGCCATGGGGATCGACTATCGGGGGTTCCTCGACGTCACCCGCCAGGCCTCGCGGCGGTTCGGTCGCAAATACGGCCTGATCGACGACCTGCCCTGCTTCAGCATCGCCGGCGAGCCGGCCGAGGCCGACGTCGCCTGGCCCCTGCGGCGGCTCTACGAGGCGCTCCGCGAGATGGAAGGCGCGAACGACGGCCTCGTCCCGGCCGAGTCGGCGCGGGCCTTCGGCAAGCCCCTGCCGTCGTGGCCGCTCGACCACCTGCGGCAGATGAACTGGCTCAACCACGCGAAGGACGAGACCGAGGCTCTCTACGTCCCCGCCTACTACGGCCGCATCATCGACGAGCTGATCGCCCTCGGGTTCGGCGCCGACGCCCCGGAGCCGGTCCGATCGGCCGCCCGGACGACGCCCTGA